A window of the Atribacterota bacterium genome harbors these coding sequences:
- a CDS encoding FAD-dependent protein, with protein sequence VTLTEAEEILIENGMVRGVRFTDGSEVRSTFVVVAPGRVGADWLRQECLRLGLPLANNPVDLGVRVEVPASVMEDFTKVMYELKLVYYSHTFDDRVRTFCMCPYGEVVTEYNDGIVTVNGHSYEERKTLNTNFAVLVSTNFTEPFKEPISYGRYVAYLANMLGGGVIIQRLKDLELGRRSTPERIAKSMIKPTLQGASPGDLSFALPYRFLQDILEMLSALNRFIPGINSPHTLLYGVEVKFYSSRVQVGRNLESAVMNLFLAGDGAGITRGLIQASASGVIVARGILEKIGVQNHEKSTHYQR encoded by the coding sequence TGTGACCTTGACTGAAGCGGAAGAAATCCTGATTGAAAATGGAATGGTACGAGGTGTGCGTTTTACCGATGGAAGTGAGGTGCGCAGTACTTTTGTGGTTGTCGCTCCAGGGAGAGTGGGGGCTGATTGGTTGCGCCAGGAGTGTTTACGTTTAGGGTTGCCTCTGGCCAATAACCCGGTAGATTTAGGGGTGCGGGTAGAGGTTCCCGCTTCGGTGATGGAAGATTTTACGAAGGTAATGTATGAGCTCAAACTCGTTTATTACTCTCACACCTTTGATGATCGAGTGCGAACCTTTTGTATGTGTCCATATGGTGAAGTGGTTACCGAATACAACGATGGTATCGTCACCGTCAATGGGCATAGTTACGAGGAGCGGAAAACACTCAATACCAATTTTGCCGTTCTGGTGAGTACCAACTTCACCGAGCCTTTTAAAGAACCCATTTCCTATGGCCGGTACGTGGCGTATCTAGCGAATATGCTGGGAGGAGGAGTGATTATTCAACGGTTGAAAGATCTGGAATTGGGGAGGCGTTCCACGCCGGAACGGATTGCCAAATCGATGATCAAGCCCACTCTTCAAGGGGCGAGTCCTGGTGATTTGAGTTTCGCGTTGCCCTATCGATTCCTTCAAGATATCCTCGAGATGCTTTCAGCTCTGAATCGGTTTATCCCAGGAATCAATTCCCCCCATACGCTTTTGTACGGTGTGGAAGTCAAATTTTACTCTTCGAGGGTTCAGGTGGGGAGAAACTTAGAAAGTGCAGTTATGAACCTGTTCCTTGCCGGTGATGGTGCTGGAATTACCCGGGGGTTGATTCAAGCTTCTGCTTCTGGGGTGATTGTAGCGAGAGGAATTCTGGAAAAGATAGGAGTTCAAAATCATGAAAAGAGTACTCATTACCAACGATGA